The nucleotide window ATAAAAACAAAATCGGTTAATTTGAATGATACAGTGAATTTCCTGCAAAAAAGCGATGAAATTTTATTGACGATAGGTTGCAAGCCTGCTATAATGAGATTCAGATGATAGAAGCATGCAGAGCTGGGCAACGATGTCCGCACCTGTCCGTCTCAAGTGCTGCTTACGGAGAGGAGTCCTTATGGGACTTCTTGTTTTTTTATATGTCCTCGCATATGGGCAAATAAGTTTTTATTAGTATACTATATTATTAAAACTCAGGGGGAGTTATTATGATTGTTGGCCTGCTGATTATTCTGGCACTTGTGCTGGTTCTGCCTTTTGTCGTCAGAATCGTTGAGCATAATCTGGAGTTATTCCTGTTTATCATGGGGCTTGCCGCCGTGATCGTTTCAAAAACCATTTCGCCGCACTTATTCGCTGAAATCCTGGGGAACGCTTTTCTTTATTTCATCACGGGTGCCGTCCTCGTCTTCGGTATCCTCTTCATCGTCTTTAAAGATAAAGTATCGGCCTTGATTGGCACTGTTCTCAAGCATATGCCCGTCAAAGTGTTTATGATGATCATCATTATTTTTCTTGGCATTGTGTCAAGCGTTATTACGGCGATTATCGCTGCGCTGTTGCTTGTTGAAATTCTCAACGCCATACCCATGAAGAGACAGGAAAAAGTATTTTTAAACGTCCTCGCTTGCTTTTCGATCGGTCTTGGTGCCGTTTTGACACCAGTCGGCGAACCTCTGGCAACTGTTGTCTTGTCAAGGCTTAATGCTGATTTCTTTTATCTATTCGATTTGATCGGCGTTTATGTGCTGCCCGGCATCCTCGTGTTTGGCATCGCCGGATTCATATATGTCGATCGCTGTAAATGCCAGGATCAGATTGATACGATTGACCGATCCGGATACGGGCCTGCTAAAGGCGTCGACCTCGAGCTGACGGAGGAGTTCAACGAACCGGACACCGTTAAGGGCGCAGTTATCAGGGCGGTTAAAATCTTCTTCTTTGTCTTTGCTCTTGAGCTTCTCGGAACCGGCTTTAAACCGCTGATTGATACATATGTGATTCACCTGAACAATACCGTTTTATATTGGCTCAACATGCTGTCCGCCGTCCTGGACAACGCCACCCTCGCGGCTGCAGAAGTCAGTACCAAAATGACCGCCGAACAGCTCAGCGCCATTTTAATGGGCCTTCTCGTCAGCGGGGGCATGCTGATTCCTGGCAACATCCCGAACATTATTTCAGCAGGGAAGCTCAAAATCACAAGCCGTGAATGGGCACGCATCGGCGCGCCGGTCGGCCTTACCGTCATGGCAGTTTTCTTCGTCATCATCTTTTTCATTGTTTAACCCGGTGTTGCAACCGGCGCACAAAAGGACCCCATACGGCTTTCCGTATGGGGTTTTTTGCGCGTTAGAGTGCTTGAAGGATACCGTCGCACGTGTTTATCAAGTGTGGCAGTTTAGCGTAGCTCATCAAAATGCGTGACTTTCAGAATTCGGATGAGGAAAGGGTATAACACAAGCGCGACGATAACGCACCCGCCCCACTGGAATAGATTAAAAGGTATTGCATTAGCCAGAGCTGTTGCCCAGCCTACTGTAATAGTATCGAACAGCGCATAGCCGGTAATCATAATTGCACCGCCCAGAAAAGACGACAAGGCGAACATCGCAAACCCTCTGCTCCTTTTGAGTATTGCACCGGCCGCAAGGCCCATGAGGCCTTTGATGACAAAGGTTGCCGGTGCGTAAAATGCCCATGGGGTCGTCAGATCGGACAGGGCGCTGCCGATTGCCGCAGCCACAGCCGCAATTGGACCGCCGAGCAGGTACGCGGAAATATAAATGGTGATATCGCCTAAGTTGACATAGCCGCCGCTTGTTCCAATCGGTATGACAACAAGACGCGTCACTGTAAAGACAATTGCTGCGGCAACCGCCGTATATGTGATTCTTCTGACGTTATTACTCATAATGTTCCTCTTTCGCTTAATTTTGTCAAAGCGTCGTTTTTATACCGTCATAGCCCAGCGCGGTATTTGGGAAAATGAGCTGCGCGCCCGGCAAACCAGGTGCGGGATCTTTGACGGCGGGGCTGTAGTGCGTGAGCCAAAGCGACTTCACCTGTGCTTTTTTTGCCAGTTTGGCAGCATCGGAAATAAGCATATGCCCTTTTTCTGCCATTTTGTCGTGCATCGCATCGTCACCGTACATGCCCTCACAGATGAGCAGATCGGCCTCACGGGCAAAATCGGCCATGGCCTCCGTCGGAACAGTATCCGTCATATAGCAGACCGAGATAGGGGCGCGTGCACCGTCAAGCACCATGTCCGGCTCGATACGCCGCCCGTCGTCAAGGCAAACGGGGCTGCCGCTGTGGAGCGCTTTGTACAGCTTTTTTGGGATGCCAAGCCGCTCGGCCTTTTGAGGGTTAAAGACAGGCTTGCGCTTGAGGGAAAGGCGGTAACCAAAGCAGGGGATGCCGTGTGACAGGGGGAGGTATGAAATGGTACGCGCATCATCCTCAAGATACCCCAACACACCGTTTTGGAGCTCAATCAGCTCAACCGGATAGGGGAGGGCGCCGGCAATAACAGTTAAGGCGGTATAGACGGCGCGCAGCCCCTTTGGGCCGATAACCGTCAGCGGTGACGTTTTGCCATTGTTGCCGAGCGTTAATAAAAGGCCGGGCAGACCGGCGATATGGTCGGCATGAAAGTGCGTGAGCAAAAGAAAATCAAGACGAGAGAGCTTGCAGCCCGCTTTCTTCAGCGCGACCTGCGTCCCCTCGCCGCAGTCAATAAGCAGCGCTTTTCCCTGAGATTCTATCCAGCAGCAGCTTAAAAAGCGCTCGGGCAGCGGGATCATACCGCCGGTCCCGGGCAAGCAAACGTCCAGCATTCTATCGCCTCCGTTCTTCGAACTATCTCAATCGGTACTTCCGATTGAATTGTAGCATCGTGAAATTATACTGATTTTATACGCCCGGCCCCGCCACGTCAATCCAATTGTCCTTTGCATTGGGAAATCCAGCGTGTTACAGTAAGAAGGAAATTGCAAGGTGGTGTGATCGATGAAAACGGACGATTTTTTGTACCAATACGGCATCCATCCGGATAACATCTCGCGGCGCGCTTTCAAAGCCGCTTTTTCCGACGACTTGGCGGCGGGCTTGTTCGGGCTGCCGTCGTCATTAAAAATGCTCCCATCGTTCTTATCACCCGGCGGAGACCTGACGGAAGGCGAAACGGCACTCGCCGTCGACGTAGGCGGCACAGCGCTAAAAATAGCACTGACTCAAGTCATCGGCGGTACGATTGAAATCATCGCGTCGGACGTATCGCCTGTCCCGGGCCACATGAAAGAGATGACGATTGAGACGTTTTTCGCACAATTGGCGGAAAGGCTTCTGCCGTTTATCAGGCAAAGCAGCCGCGTCGGTATTTCTTTTTCGCATGCCGTGGCAATTGCGCCAAATCGGGACGGGAGGCTGATTTCTTTTAGCAAGGAAATAAAGGTCAGCGGTGGTGAAGGTCTCTCAATTGGGCGGGCGCTATCCGATCAGCTCCGCCTCGTCGGTTTCACCACGCCAAAAAAATTCGTCGTGCTTAATGATGCGACAGCAGTTTACTTAGGTGGACTGACTTGTCTGCCAGAGACCTGTCAAGCACCGACTGCCGCGCTTGTGCTCGGCACTGGCATCAATATCAGTTATGTGGAGACAGCGGAACGGATTCAAAAACTTCCGGGCACTTGCCGCTCCGCATCTATGGTAATCAACACCGAGGCGGGCGGCTTTGACAAGCTGCCTTTGGGATCAATCGACAGAGCGTTTCTCCAAACGACCGACGAGCCAACGGCGCATGTTTTGGAAAAGCTGACGGGCGGGCGTTATCTTGGGCCGCTCGTTTTGTTCGCCCTTAAAAAAGCCGCCGAGGAGGGGCTGTTATCAAAGACGGCTGTCTTTTCGATTCAAAAGACGGCGCAGCTGACGACACCCGAACTCAGCGCTCTTCTTGAAAAAGGCGGCGGTCTGCCCAA belongs to Oscillospiraceae bacterium CM and includes:
- a CDS encoding DUF1646 family protein, with translation MIVGLLIILALVLVLPFVVRIVEHNLELFLFIMGLAAVIVSKTISPHLFAEILGNAFLYFITGAVLVFGILFIVFKDKVSALIGTVLKHMPVKVFMMIIIIFLGIVSSVITAIIAALLLVEILNAIPMKRQEKVFLNVLACFSIGLGAVLTPVGEPLATVVLSRLNADFFYLFDLIGVYVLPGILVFGIAGFIYVDRCKCQDQIDTIDRSGYGPAKGVDLELTEEFNEPDTVKGAVIRAVKIFFFVFALELLGTGFKPLIDTYVIHLNNTVLYWLNMLSAVLDNATLAAAEVSTKMTAEQLSAILMGLLVSGGMLIPGNIPNIISAGKLKITSREWARIGAPVGLTVMAVFFVIIFFIV
- a CDS encoding ECF transporter S component; amino-acid sequence: MSNNVRRITYTAVAAAIVFTVTRLVVIPIGTSGGYVNLGDITIYISAYLLGGPIAAVAAAIGSALSDLTTPWAFYAPATFVIKGLMGLAAGAILKRSRGFAMFALSSFLGGAIMITGYALFDTITVGWATALANAIPFNLFQWGGCVIVALVLYPFLIRILKVTHFDELR
- a CDS encoding ribonuclease Z; the encoded protein is MLDVCLPGTGGMIPLPERFLSCCWIESQGKALLIDCGEGTQVALKKAGCKLSRLDFLLLTHFHADHIAGLPGLLLTLGNNGKTSPLTVIGPKGLRAVYTALTVIAGALPYPVELIELQNGVLGYLEDDARTISYLPLSHGIPCFGYRLSLKRKPVFNPQKAERLGIPKKLYKALHSGSPVCLDDGRRIEPDMVLDGARAPISVCYMTDTVPTEAMADFAREADLLICEGMYGDDAMHDKMAEKGHMLISDAAKLAKKAQVKSLWLTHYSPAVKDPAPGLPGAQLIFPNTALGYDGIKTTL